In Candidatus Vicinibacter proximus, the following are encoded in one genomic region:
- a CDS encoding TonB-dependent receptor plug domain-containing protein, with amino-acid sequence MFRMLAAVILFTIFIPTIQAQRFTVHGTVTDQKSGEQLIAASIFDMISLDGANSNNYGFYSLSLKQGKIKLKCAYVGYEEKLIEFVLNKDTLINIQLNQGLTLQEVEIVSSREERIERSTRMSTIDVPIEQIKKVPALFGEVDVLKALQLLPGVNGGSEGTSGLYVRGGSPDQNLILLDGTPVYNVYHLGGIFSVFNADALKNVSLTKGGFPARYGGRLSSILEINMKEGNMTSFHGEGGIGIISSRLALEGPIVKNKASFMISGRRTYLDVIAAPFLAASQTDEEKVDLGLHFYDLNAKMNWIINPKHRLYLSGYLGEDLFSTGIESKEVGTDYTKTDAGIDWGNITTALRWNYNINPKLFANTSLNYSKYQFNFRAGYEEQTNKQKEAISAVYLSGIEDYTLKTDFDYAPLPNHSVKFGSQIIRHRYNPGASQFKSNVFGSAIDTTLGDASLWATESSLYAEDDMRFGSLGLNLGVHTSGFYVQQKFFTSLQPRIAARYLLRNDFTVKASFATMTQYINLLTNEGAGLPSDLWVPSTKNIQPQNSWQSAVGLVKVFKEDYECSVEAYYKKMNRVLSYKEGASFFEGNSSWEDRVTQGEGEAYGMEFFVQKKKGKFNGWIGYTLSWNYRQFDEINSGNKYRFRYDRRHDFEIVANYQITKTWAISGSWQYATGNAITLPLLKYQTFDPFNFYNFEIEIQGEKNGYTMPHYHRLDLSVEYRQKRKKFEEAWVFGVYNAYARANPFFITTDREYDGREYKTVFKQVALLPLIPNISYQFKF; translated from the coding sequence ATGTTCAGAATGTTAGCTGCGGTGATTCTTTTCACCATATTTATCCCAACTATACAGGCGCAAAGATTTACTGTGCATGGTACGGTCACCGATCAAAAATCAGGCGAACAGTTAATAGCCGCAAGTATTTTTGACATGATAAGTCTGGATGGAGCCAACTCAAATAACTATGGATTTTATTCACTTTCCTTAAAACAAGGAAAAATAAAACTCAAATGCGCGTACGTAGGGTATGAAGAAAAATTAATAGAGTTTGTCTTAAATAAGGATACATTAATCAATATTCAACTCAATCAGGGACTCACCTTACAAGAAGTGGAAATTGTATCTTCAAGAGAAGAACGAATTGAAAGATCGACGCGCATGAGCACCATCGATGTTCCTATTGAACAAATAAAAAAAGTACCTGCGTTATTTGGCGAAGTGGATGTATTGAAAGCTTTGCAACTACTTCCCGGTGTAAATGGAGGTTCGGAAGGAACGAGCGGATTGTACGTGCGTGGTGGAAGTCCTGATCAAAATCTGATTTTACTGGATGGCACCCCGGTCTACAATGTCTACCATTTGGGTGGAATATTTTCGGTTTTCAATGCGGATGCTTTAAAAAATGTCAGCCTCACTAAAGGAGGTTTTCCTGCAAGATATGGTGGTCGACTTTCTTCCATTCTTGAAATAAACATGAAAGAAGGAAATATGACAAGTTTTCACGGCGAAGGAGGGATTGGAATTATTTCTTCAAGATTGGCGCTGGAAGGGCCTATAGTTAAAAACAAAGCCTCCTTCATGATCTCAGGACGACGAACCTATCTGGACGTAATCGCAGCACCATTTCTGGCTGCCTCTCAAACAGATGAAGAAAAGGTTGATTTAGGATTGCATTTCTATGATCTGAATGCCAAAATGAATTGGATTATTAATCCGAAACACAGACTTTATCTAAGTGGTTATCTGGGAGAAGACTTGTTTTCAACAGGTATTGAGTCAAAGGAAGTGGGTACGGACTACACTAAAACAGATGCCGGAATTGACTGGGGAAATATTACGACTGCCTTGCGCTGGAACTACAACATCAATCCAAAATTATTCGCCAACACTTCCCTAAATTACAGTAAATACCAATTTAATTTTCGAGCCGGATATGAGGAACAAACCAATAAACAAAAAGAAGCCATTTCTGCCGTTTATCTAAGTGGAATAGAAGACTACACCCTTAAAACGGATTTTGACTATGCGCCACTTCCCAATCATTCCGTTAAGTTTGGAAGTCAAATCATCCGACATAGATATAATCCGGGCGCCTCACAATTCAAGAGCAATGTTTTTGGTTCAGCCATTGATACAACACTGGGAGATGCTTCACTTTGGGCTACTGAGTCTTCTCTTTATGCAGAAGACGACATGCGGTTTGGTAGCCTGGGATTGAATCTTGGTGTACACACGAGTGGCTTTTATGTTCAACAAAAATTCTTTACCTCCCTCCAACCAAGAATTGCTGCAAGATATCTGCTTCGCAATGATTTTACAGTAAAGGCATCTTTCGCGACGATGACACAATACATCAATCTATTGACGAATGAAGGCGCAGGACTTCCTTCCGATCTTTGGGTTCCAAGCACAAAAAATATTCAACCTCAAAACTCCTGGCAATCAGCCGTGGGTTTAGTTAAAGTATTTAAAGAAGACTATGAATGCAGTGTAGAAGCGTACTATAAAAAAATGAATCGGGTACTTTCCTATAAAGAAGGAGCCAGCTTTTTTGAAGGGAACAGTTCGTGGGAAGACCGAGTTACGCAAGGAGAAGGCGAAGCCTATGGCATGGAATTTTTTGTTCAAAAGAAAAAAGGCAAATTCAACGGTTGGATTGGTTACACCTTATCCTGGAATTATCGTCAGTTTGACGAAATCAACAGCGGCAATAAATACAGATTCCGATATGATCGCCGACATGATTTTGAAATTGTGGCCAATTACCAAATTACCAAAACGTGGGCCATATCGGGAAGTTGGCAGTATGCCACAGGAAATGCCATCACCCTACCATTATTAAAATATCAAACTTTCGATCCTTTTAATTTCTATAATTTTGAAATTGAAATTCAAGGAGAAAAAAATGGATATACGATGCCTCATTATCACAGATTAGACCTGAGTGTTGAATATCGTCAGAAAAGAAAAAAATTCGAAGAGGCCTGGGTCTTTGGTGTGTACAACGCTTATGCCAGAGCAAATCCATTTTTTATCACTACCGATAGAGAATATGATGGCAGAGAATACAAAACGGTATTTAAACAAGTAGCATTACTTCCACTCATCCCAAATATCAGTTACCAATTTAAATTTTAA
- a CDS encoding T9SS type A sorting domain-containing protein, whose translation MKTNLLVFACLMISVALSAQSPKKALYEHFTQASCPPCASVNPVLHPILDRNKDKVVQITHQVSWPGYDPMNEDNPSEVANRVSYYGTNAVPSGFLEGKKVQLTPSISVTDDLLQQAAEAASNYDLEIIPKLNAGINELDVEVKVKLTDAMVGRPVLRVVVMEKVIRFTKAPGTNGEKEFFHVVKKFLPGTAGTVIADLTIKGDTRVYNFNYKFNNLYDFKNLEVAAFIQNDLTKEALQAANTEVTFPQTQGIDLVLRSGTPSNTAEIKTICATKTFPTVNFMNIGNTPITKILFRYSCNNGPVSEYNWTGNIAYLAEKTIALGELEIPFIRKSGNSIHVVAVEINGNPDVDPANNILDIAFEAPPATTLNSRIEIKPLSKPDLISFELSDDAGIVILKDGPFANNTLKSYPLTLDKDRCYKLSINNRHVSVNGTARLFDENNNLLFNTSLSSQKVFTNDFTTYELVTQSSNPTNEINHFDILPNPAREEINLSWYSERNQDAQLSIITTQGATILNNKIKMTSGANFITMRDGRILPGVYLVQIKTKNQSFIKKLIVQK comes from the coding sequence ATGAAAACAAATCTACTTGTCTTTGCCTGTCTGATGATCTCTGTTGCTTTATCAGCCCAATCTCCTAAAAAGGCACTCTATGAACACTTTACCCAGGCATCCTGCCCACCCTGTGCATCGGTAAATCCAGTTCTCCATCCAATATTGGACCGAAATAAAGATAAAGTAGTTCAAATTACCCACCAGGTGAGTTGGCCTGGATATGATCCAATGAACGAAGACAATCCGTCCGAAGTAGCCAACAGAGTCAGCTATTATGGGACGAATGCAGTTCCCTCCGGATTTTTGGAAGGAAAAAAAGTCCAGTTGACCCCATCCATTAGTGTTACGGATGATTTGCTGCAACAAGCTGCTGAAGCGGCATCTAATTATGACCTGGAAATAATTCCTAAACTAAATGCGGGCATTAATGAATTGGATGTGGAAGTAAAAGTGAAACTTACCGATGCAATGGTCGGAAGACCTGTCCTGCGGGTAGTGGTAATGGAAAAAGTGATTCGCTTTACTAAAGCTCCTGGAACTAACGGAGAAAAAGAGTTTTTTCATGTAGTAAAGAAATTTCTTCCAGGTACGGCCGGAACGGTAATTGCAGATCTCACCATAAAAGGAGACACAAGAGTTTACAATTTCAATTACAAATTTAACAATCTCTATGATTTTAAAAATTTAGAGGTCGCTGCGTTTATTCAAAATGACCTTACCAAAGAAGCCTTGCAAGCCGCTAATACAGAGGTAACTTTTCCACAAACTCAGGGAATTGATTTGGTATTAAGATCCGGAACACCCAGCAATACTGCAGAGATAAAAACAATTTGTGCCACCAAAACATTTCCGACGGTTAATTTCATGAACATTGGAAATACTCCAATCACAAAAATTTTGTTTCGTTATTCCTGCAACAACGGTCCTGTTTCAGAATACAATTGGACCGGTAACATAGCCTATCTTGCAGAAAAGACGATTGCCCTTGGTGAATTAGAAATTCCTTTTATCCGCAAGAGTGGAAATTCTATCCATGTGGTAGCTGTGGAAATAAATGGCAATCCGGATGTCGATCCAGCCAACAACATTTTGGACATTGCCTTTGAAGCACCTCCGGCAACAACGCTAAATTCAAGGATTGAAATCAAACCATTATCCAAACCGGATTTGATCAGTTTTGAACTTTCTGATGACGCGGGAATTGTCATCCTTAAAGATGGACCTTTTGCAAATAATACTTTAAAATCTTATCCGCTTACACTGGATAAAGACAGATGTTACAAATTATCCATAAACAATCGTCACGTTAGTGTGAATGGTACAGCAAGATTATTTGACGAGAACAATAATCTGTTGTTCAACACTTCTCTTTCCAGCCAAAAAGTATTTACCAATGATTTTACTACCTACGAACTGGTTACACAGTCTTCAAATCCTACAAATGAAATTAATCATTTCGATATCCTGCCAAATCCAGCAAGGGAAGAGATAAATCTAAGTTGGTATTCAGAAAGGAATCAGGATGCTCAATTGAGCATTATTACCACGCAAGGTGCAACCATATTAAATAACAAAATCAAAATGACTTCAGGCGCAAATTTCATTACCATGAGAGATGGAAGAATTTTACCTGGCGTTTATCTTGTGCAAATCAAAACTAAAAATCAATCGTTCATTAAAAAATTGATCGTTCAAAAATAG
- a CDS encoding 2-oxoglutarate dehydrogenase E1 component has product MKDFSFLANAHPAFLENLYQTWKSDPNAVEADWGLFFKGFELGRQEGGDSVTTSGNGQIHKELAILSLIHGYRNRGHLLSDTNPIRPRRDRKAHLSLQDYGLTDEDMNVPVQAGKELGLANATLERILDHLESIYCRKIGFEISHIEDRERRIWLQNKIESRPLSASDYGLGLAQKKRILERLNGSVIFEKFLHTKYVGQKRFSLEGGESTIPALDALINSGAELGVEEVVIGMAHRGRLNVLANIMGKTYEQIFSEFEGTAVPDLSFGSGDVKYHLGLSSQIKTTSGKMVQLKLAPNPSHLESVDPVVEGLSRAKADLLYQSDYDKILPILIHGDAAVAGQGIVYETLQMSQLEGFYTGGTIHFVINNQIGFTTDFDDARSSTYSTSVASLVQAPVFHVNGDDPEAVVYASELAIAYRQEFNADVFIDMVCYRRHGHNEGDDPKFTQPEMYDIIQNHPNVRDQYISVLTKRGEVEKKLAEEMEQNFWNLLQERLDQVKQNPLPYSYQEPELAWRALRKRVTAMDFEHSPVTGISLDKFDFLLGKLLSTPDNFNVLPKVNRLITSWKKMTDSNQFDWATAELMAYASLLEEGKNVRLSGQDVKRGTFSHRHAVLFDEENNTEYNRLSSISDRQGKFFIYNSLLSEFAVLGFEYGYSLATPNHLVIWEAQFGDFANGAQVIFDQYIATAEVKWNRMTGLVLLLPHGYDGQGPEHSSGRLERYLQAAAELNIIVANVSTPANYFHLLRRQLSFDFRKPLIVMSPKSLFRLPKCISSREEFLEGNNFKELLIPDIKDKKAIQKVLLCSGQVYYDLLAYQEKNNMEKVMIVRLEQLYPFPEKQLEKLCHDFSKASFHWVQEEPANMGAANHLRTHWTFGPINYISRPASASTAVGYKKVHDAQLIELVEKAFN; this is encoded by the coding sequence ATGAAAGACTTTTCTTTTTTGGCTAATGCCCATCCGGCATTCCTTGAAAACTTATATCAGACCTGGAAATCAGACCCTAATGCGGTAGAAGCAGATTGGGGACTTTTTTTTAAAGGATTTGAATTGGGACGACAAGAGGGCGGAGATTCAGTTACCACCTCAGGAAATGGTCAGATCCATAAGGAGTTGGCTATTTTGTCGCTTATCCATGGGTATAGAAACAGAGGACATCTATTGTCTGACACCAACCCCATAAGGCCCCGCAGGGACCGCAAGGCCCACCTTAGTCTTCAGGACTATGGATTGACGGATGAGGACATGAACGTTCCTGTGCAGGCAGGAAAAGAGCTGGGGTTAGCTAATGCAACCCTCGAAAGGATTCTTGACCATCTGGAAAGTATTTATTGCCGTAAAATTGGATTTGAAATTTCCCACATTGAAGACCGCGAAAGAAGAATTTGGCTTCAAAATAAAATTGAATCCCGACCATTGTCTGCTTCGGATTATGGTTTAGGATTAGCACAAAAGAAAAGAATTTTAGAGCGTTTGAATGGTTCTGTGATTTTTGAAAAATTTCTTCACACCAAGTATGTGGGGCAGAAAAGATTTTCCCTGGAGGGAGGCGAAAGTACCATTCCTGCTTTGGATGCATTGATTAATTCAGGCGCTGAATTGGGGGTTGAGGAGGTGGTCATTGGAATGGCACATCGGGGAAGACTTAACGTTTTGGCAAACATCATGGGGAAGACATATGAACAGATTTTTAGCGAATTTGAAGGAACTGCAGTGCCGGACCTTAGTTTTGGTTCAGGAGATGTGAAATATCATCTTGGGCTGTCTTCACAAATTAAAACCACCTCTGGTAAAATGGTGCAGCTAAAATTGGCTCCAAACCCCTCACACCTCGAATCCGTAGATCCAGTTGTGGAGGGATTGTCCAGGGCCAAGGCAGATTTGCTCTACCAATCTGACTACGACAAGATACTACCTATATTGATTCACGGTGATGCTGCGGTTGCTGGTCAGGGAATCGTTTACGAAACCTTGCAGATGTCTCAGTTGGAAGGTTTTTATACAGGAGGAACCATACATTTTGTGATCAACAATCAAATTGGTTTTACCACTGATTTTGATGACGCAAGATCCTCTACCTATTCCACAAGTGTGGCAAGTTTGGTTCAGGCGCCTGTTTTTCATGTCAACGGTGATGACCCGGAGGCTGTGGTGTATGCGTCAGAATTAGCAATCGCTTATCGTCAGGAATTTAATGCGGATGTTTTTATAGACATGGTCTGTTACCGAAGACATGGACATAATGAAGGGGATGATCCTAAATTTACACAACCTGAAATGTATGACATCATACAAAATCATCCCAATGTCCGAGACCAGTATATTTCCGTATTGACTAAGAGAGGAGAAGTGGAGAAAAAACTTGCGGAAGAAATGGAGCAAAACTTCTGGAATTTACTTCAGGAGAGATTGGACCAGGTAAAGCAAAATCCACTTCCTTACAGCTATCAGGAACCTGAGTTAGCCTGGAGGGCCCTACGTAAAAGGGTAACGGCAATGGATTTTGAACACAGTCCGGTTACGGGTATTTCATTGGATAAATTTGATTTTTTGTTGGGTAAGTTACTCAGTACGCCAGATAATTTTAATGTCTTGCCTAAAGTCAACCGATTGATTACCTCCTGGAAAAAAATGACCGACAGCAATCAGTTTGATTGGGCCACCGCAGAACTTATGGCTTATGCAAGTTTGCTGGAAGAAGGTAAGAATGTCAGATTAAGCGGACAGGATGTTAAGCGTGGTACATTTTCACACCGGCATGCTGTGTTGTTTGATGAAGAGAACAATACAGAATACAACAGACTTTCTTCCATTTCAGATCGACAAGGAAAGTTCTTTATCTATAATTCTCTTTTGTCTGAATTTGCGGTGCTTGGATTTGAGTATGGATATTCTCTCGCGACTCCAAATCATTTGGTCATTTGGGAAGCACAGTTTGGAGATTTTGCCAATGGCGCGCAGGTAATTTTTGATCAGTATATTGCCACTGCTGAAGTAAAATGGAACAGAATGACTGGTTTGGTTCTATTGTTGCCTCATGGTTATGATGGTCAGGGTCCGGAGCATTCTTCAGGAAGATTAGAAAGATATCTTCAGGCAGCAGCCGAACTTAATATCATAGTAGCTAATGTTTCCACACCGGCCAACTATTTTCATTTGTTGAGAAGACAATTGAGTTTCGATTTCAGAAAACCTTTAATTGTAATGTCTCCCAAGTCTTTGTTCAGACTTCCAAAGTGTATTTCAAGTCGTGAAGAATTTTTAGAGGGCAATAATTTTAAAGAATTACTTATTCCTGATATCAAGGACAAGAAAGCGATTCAAAAAGTTCTCCTATGTTCCGGTCAGGTGTATTATGATCTATTGGCCTACCAGGAGAAGAACAATATGGAAAAAGTGATGATCGTCCGTTTAGAACAACTTTACCCTTTTCCGGAAAAGCAACTGGAAAAATTGTGCCATGATTTTTCAAAAGCTTCATTCCATTGGGTGCAGGAAGAGCCGGCCAATATGGGCGCTGCAAACCATCTTAGAACCCACTGGACTTTTGGTCCCATTAATTACATTTCCAGACCAGCCAGTGCATCTACTGCCGTCGGTTATAAAAAAGTACACGATGCCCAACTTATTGAGTTGGTAGAAAAGGCCTTTAATTGA
- a CDS encoding DUF4249 family protein: MKSIYLFLVFSFVLLSSCQDFFYKDVEIEVDKFPPGYAMTALWANDENGNSILVSDAVGILEKSPEPVDSSQLQLSINQKLYGNYKIGKGTWKIPSFPLAAGDVVDLKLNIQDKAVLESIQTMPDSINILNVKFIRDSLVKGFDQSYYDFFKIRIKDDAASHNYYKVNAYYVYDLEEDSTNIQYESRFMEAVDLSRTDGEIIKDDFFNGKEYELIFRTYSYDPGYKLIGILLDCHNLSKDYYLFESSKIRSSYSNGNPFAEPTTIHQNIKNGYGIFGLSNKTRYLIRI, translated from the coding sequence ATGAAATCTATATATCTTTTTTTAGTTTTCAGTTTTGTGTTGTTGAGTTCTTGTCAGGATTTTTTTTACAAAGATGTTGAAATTGAAGTAGATAAATTTCCGCCTGGTTATGCCATGACAGCTTTATGGGCAAATGATGAAAACGGAAATTCCATACTTGTATCTGATGCTGTCGGAATCCTGGAAAAATCTCCTGAGCCCGTTGACTCAAGTCAATTGCAATTGTCGATTAATCAAAAACTATATGGCAATTATAAAATAGGAAAAGGAACCTGGAAAATACCTTCCTTTCCTTTGGCAGCAGGTGATGTGGTGGACCTCAAATTAAATATTCAAGACAAAGCAGTCTTGGAATCCATTCAGACAATGCCCGACTCCATTAATATTCTCAACGTCAAATTCATCAGAGATTCGCTCGTAAAAGGATTCGACCAGTCGTATTATGATTTTTTCAAGATCAGAATTAAAGATGACGCTGCATCCCATAACTACTACAAGGTAAATGCATATTATGTCTACGATTTGGAGGAAGACAGTACCAACATTCAATACGAAAGCAGATTTATGGAAGCTGTGGATTTATCACGTACGGATGGCGAAATCATCAAAGATGATTTTTTTAATGGCAAAGAATATGAGTTGATCTTCAGGACATACAGCTATGATCCCGGATATAAACTTATAGGAATACTCCTAGATTGTCATAATTTAAGCAAAGATTACTATTTGTTTGAAAGTTCAAAAATAAGGTCTTCTTACAGTAATGGCAATCCATTTGCAGAGCCGACTACCATTCACCAAAATATAAAAAATGGGTATGGGATTTTTGGATTGTCAAATAAAACCAGATACCTGATCAGGATATAG